One Roseimicrobium gellanilyticum DNA window includes the following coding sequences:
- a CDS encoding CPCC family cysteine-rich protein encodes MTRDEAISMIVDAELATLRVEDKSNILQNFWTLHKDGEEYHRLPEELRREMETFEEGPFDAGPIDAASSRYVPLLKAALRSKYLGVVNSYLQKRLRGTHGNVEITGSPKPLMACPCCGYRTIESRGGYDICEVCFWEDDGSDEPHHYSSPNRMTLIDAKQNFQSIGAMSEAALKHVLPDGPERYGGPPSSTSRPYSSPP; translated from the coding sequence ATGACCCGGGACGAAGCCATCTCCATGATCGTGGATGCCGAACTGGCGACGCTTCGAGTGGAGGACAAGTCCAATATCCTGCAGAATTTTTGGACGCTTCATAAGGACGGCGAGGAATACCATCGTTTGCCTGAGGAACTGAGACGCGAGATGGAGACCTTCGAAGAAGGACCTTTTGACGCAGGCCCAATAGACGCAGCTTCTTCTCGATACGTCCCCCTTCTAAAAGCAGCGCTTCGCTCCAAATATCTGGGCGTCGTGAATTCATACCTACAGAAGCGACTTCGCGGTACGCATGGTAACGTAGAAATCACCGGCTCACCGAAACCGCTGATGGCGTGTCCGTGTTGTGGCTACAGAACAATCGAGTCGAGGGGCGGATATGATATCTGCGAAGTCTGCTTCTGGGAGGACGATGGGTCTGACGAACCGCACCACTACAGCAGCCCAAACAGGATGACACTGATCGATGCAAAACAAAACTTTCAGAGCATCGGCGCGATGAGCGAAGCCGCGTTGAAACATGTGCTTCCAGATGGTCCAGAGCGCTATGGCGGACCACCTTCCTCCACCAGTCGACCATACTCATCCCCCCCTTAA
- a CDS encoding RluA family pseudouridine synthase gives MEFTVNDPQWTKQRLDHFLQSQLTDMSRTRLQGLIKDGNILLNGKPAKPNTALKQGDTILMEIPEPEPTEVVAQDIPLDVLFEDEHLIVVNKAEGMVVHPAAGNPDGTLVNALLFHCKNLSGIGGELRPGIVHRLDKETSGCLVAAKHDLAHTRLSEAFSGRSLTKLYLAAVNGVPKEAKGRIENRIGRHPVDRKRMAVTDRADIGKEAVTEWEKLSVHQGCALILCRLLTGRTHQIRVHMRESLGTAILGDTIYAQPQRQLLKLPRLMLHAWKLEFTHPITKQDLKFEAPVPKEFGPWRQ, from the coding sequence ATGGAGTTCACAGTGAACGATCCTCAATGGACCAAGCAGAGGCTGGATCACTTCCTCCAGAGCCAGTTGACGGACATGTCCCGCACCCGGTTACAGGGTCTCATCAAGGACGGGAATATTTTGCTGAATGGGAAGCCGGCAAAGCCGAACACCGCCCTCAAACAGGGGGATACTATCCTGATGGAAATTCCCGAACCGGAACCCACCGAAGTGGTGGCTCAGGACATCCCGCTGGACGTTCTCTTTGAAGATGAACACCTTATCGTGGTGAACAAAGCTGAGGGCATGGTGGTCCACCCCGCGGCTGGCAATCCGGACGGCACCCTGGTGAATGCCCTCCTCTTCCACTGCAAGAACCTCAGCGGCATCGGCGGCGAGCTCCGCCCCGGCATCGTCCACCGCCTGGACAAGGAGACCAGCGGCTGCCTCGTCGCAGCCAAACACGACCTCGCCCACACCAGGCTGAGCGAGGCGTTCAGCGGTCGCAGCCTGACGAAGCTCTACCTCGCCGCCGTGAACGGCGTGCCGAAGGAGGCGAAGGGGCGTATCGAGAACCGCATCGGCCGCCATCCCGTCGACCGCAAGCGCATGGCCGTCACCGACCGCGCAGACATCGGCAAGGAAGCCGTGACGGAATGGGAGAAGCTCTCCGTCCATCAGGGCTGCGCCCTCATCCTCTGCCGCCTCCTCACTGGCCGCACCCACCAGATCCGCGTCCACATGCGCGAGAGCCTCGGCACCGCCATCCTCGGCGACACCATCTACGCCCAACCCCAGCGCCAGCTCCTCAAGCTCCCCCGCCTCATGCTGCACGCCTGGAAGCTCGAGTTCACCCACCCCATCACGAAGCAGGACCTGAAGTTCGAGGCACCGGTGCCGAAGGAGTTTGGGCCGTGGCGGCAATAA
- a CDS encoding serine/threonine-protein kinase codes for MTPPQSDTPQTYLSTCPACEGVLDVTPFEPYSKVTCPHCGQAVRVRRKFDHFSILKQLGEGGMSRVFGAEDATLGRHVALKILNRHYSKDSVRMASFEREAQLTAAVTHPNVVKLYSVGRDQGNFYIAMELVGGGSLEGRIVDQGRLSEADALHVGRMVAEGLRAAYREGLIHRDVKPANILFTDEGTPKIVDFGLALFHERDKDDSGEIWATPFYVAPEKVRDDTEDFRSDMYSLGATLYHALVGKPPHQANTNSIAELKIIKSKPVKLEDSGFKFSSRTCELVNRMLALKPADRHQTYDALVDAFRDAESLLGYSVIGRRSRRQKLVYAIGGAVVVTILLALLLRPRPQVEMKSVEITQGTDEAQLSSVARTLSSGTTTIADVFTKARNLLFEGKFAESRKLFDEIIAYNEGGADRVKQPTLNKTRFNAALCAIFEGRKDAAQRYFRAIKKDSDEGTMPATAESSEFFSSIAERMAKDLALELPRTEVNYDGTTEAALGFLAHGLAQWHFGKDPDVAMNWLREFQACAPTRSTEWLPSYQKLISPYSTEYELAGKLGDLSNTPFGTTENARLALVQVKAVLADIKLPGALKHKLEDRSKFAQQELNRLRRVAEEAERARISALRQRELAQLKDLNESLPSLVRGYDYSQGVELLESMNFQTPEVQNAIADRLYLWSKAREFMTTLMADVTARGYSGTLARRTGIPLQGRLTHLGYDTSVVSLERGQVSIETDTLTPDLLITVAQNILEGVTDSTDYYRRQELIVVFAKMQGLYHIVSPVASQLMEENRAFRQRWARVEQSGM; via the coding sequence GTGACACCCCCCCAGTCAGATACTCCCCAAACTTACCTCAGCACCTGCCCGGCGTGCGAGGGCGTGCTTGATGTCACGCCCTTCGAACCCTACAGCAAGGTGACCTGCCCCCACTGCGGGCAGGCCGTGCGCGTAAGGCGCAAATTCGACCACTTTTCCATCCTCAAGCAACTCGGCGAAGGCGGCATGAGCCGCGTGTTTGGCGCCGAAGACGCCACCCTCGGACGGCATGTGGCGCTCAAGATCCTGAATCGCCACTACAGCAAGGACAGCGTGCGCATGGCGAGCTTCGAGCGTGAGGCTCAGCTCACCGCCGCCGTGACCCATCCGAACGTGGTGAAGCTCTACTCCGTGGGCCGCGACCAGGGGAACTTCTACATCGCCATGGAACTCGTGGGCGGTGGCAGCCTGGAAGGGCGCATCGTGGACCAGGGGCGCCTTTCCGAGGCGGATGCCCTGCACGTGGGCCGCATGGTGGCCGAAGGTCTGCGCGCCGCGTATCGCGAGGGTCTCATCCACCGCGACGTGAAGCCGGCGAACATCCTCTTCACGGATGAAGGCACGCCCAAGATTGTGGACTTCGGCCTCGCGCTCTTCCACGAGCGGGACAAGGACGACTCCGGTGAAATCTGGGCCACCCCCTTCTATGTGGCGCCTGAAAAGGTGCGTGACGACACGGAGGACTTCCGCAGTGACATGTACAGCCTCGGCGCGACGCTCTACCACGCGCTCGTGGGCAAGCCGCCGCACCAGGCGAATACGAACTCCATCGCGGAGCTCAAGATCATCAAGAGCAAGCCGGTGAAGCTCGAGGACAGCGGCTTCAAATTTTCCTCCCGCACCTGCGAGCTCGTGAACCGCATGCTGGCGCTGAAGCCCGCGGATCGTCACCAGACCTATGATGCCCTGGTGGATGCCTTCCGCGATGCGGAGAGTCTGCTGGGCTACTCGGTCATCGGTCGCCGCTCACGCCGGCAGAAGCTGGTCTACGCCATCGGCGGTGCCGTGGTGGTGACCATTCTGCTGGCGCTGCTTCTCCGTCCCCGCCCACAGGTGGAGATGAAGTCCGTGGAGATCACCCAGGGCACGGACGAAGCCCAGCTGTCTTCCGTGGCCCGCACGCTCTCGTCTGGCACCACGACGATTGCGGATGTCTTTACGAAGGCGCGTAATCTTCTCTTTGAGGGGAAGTTTGCCGAATCCCGCAAGCTCTTTGACGAGATCATCGCCTACAACGAAGGCGGCGCGGATCGTGTGAAGCAGCCCACGCTGAACAAGACGCGTTTCAATGCAGCCCTGTGCGCCATTTTCGAAGGCAGGAAGGATGCGGCCCAGCGCTACTTCCGCGCGATCAAGAAGGACTCCGATGAAGGCACCATGCCTGCGACCGCTGAGTCCTCTGAGTTCTTCAGCTCCATTGCTGAGCGCATGGCAAAAGATCTCGCACTTGAGCTGCCTCGCACGGAGGTGAACTATGACGGTACCACGGAGGCGGCGCTTGGCTTTCTCGCGCATGGTCTGGCCCAGTGGCACTTTGGCAAGGACCCGGATGTGGCCATGAACTGGCTGCGTGAGTTTCAGGCCTGCGCTCCCACGCGCAGCACGGAGTGGCTTCCTTCTTATCAGAAGCTCATCTCGCCTTATTCCACGGAGTACGAGCTCGCAGGCAAGCTGGGTGACCTGAGCAATACTCCCTTCGGCACCACGGAGAATGCCCGCCTTGCGCTGGTACAGGTGAAGGCCGTGCTCGCGGACATCAAGCTGCCGGGCGCCCTCAAGCACAAGCTGGAGGACCGTTCGAAGTTTGCCCAGCAGGAGCTCAATCGTCTGCGTCGTGTGGCAGAGGAGGCGGAGCGCGCCCGCATCAGTGCCTTGCGCCAGCGTGAGCTCGCCCAGCTCAAGGACCTGAATGAGTCGCTGCCCTCGCTGGTGCGTGGGTATGACTACAGCCAGGGCGTGGAGCTTTTGGAAAGCATGAACTTCCAGACTCCGGAAGTGCAGAATGCCATCGCGGATCGCCTGTATCTCTGGTCCAAGGCGAGGGAATTCATGACCACGCTCATGGCAGACGTCACTGCGCGCGGCTATTCCGGTACGCTGGCCCGCCGCACGGGGATTCCATTGCAGGGGCGTCTCACGCATCTCGGGTATGACACCAGTGTGGTGTCCCTCGAGCGCGGTCAGGTGAGCATCGAGACAGACACGCTCACTCCGGATCTGCTCATCACCGTGGCGCAGAATATCCTGGAAGGGGTGACTGACTCCACGGACTACTACCGCCGCCAGGAGTTGATTGTTGTCTTTGCGAAGATGCAGGGCCTGTATCACATCGTCTCGCCCGTGGCCTCCCAGCTCATGGAAGAGAACCGCGCCTTCCGCCAGCGCTGGGCGAGGGTGGAGCAGAGTGGGATGTGA